From the genome of Actinacidiphila yeochonensis CN732, one region includes:
- a CDS encoding NAD(P)-dependent oxidoreductase — MQVLATGVRRDERPLLERAFAPRHEVRCVEAPLTEETLPLAAGFEAVSTGVSAVLDAPALEALVRGGTRLVTQRSTGHNNIDLAHAERLGLTVARVTGYSPYSVAEFAWTLAAAVNRRIVRSVARTRDADTRLDGLLGRDFHGRTAGVVGTGRIGSAFAAIARGFGMKLLGWDIEVDPGCQEMGLEYVELDRLLRESDLVSLHVPLMPSTHGLIGARRLAEMKEGVLLVNTSRGALVDTAALAEALATGRVGGFGMDVYEEEAGPALDPRFHRAAAAAGADGPDGDGDGERDDNLSPLLVFDQVLVTSNQAYFTVDALEEIAAATVRNVDDYLAGRITECTLIPKSP; from the coding sequence ATGCAGGTCCTGGCCACCGGGGTGCGGCGTGACGAGCGGCCGCTGCTGGAGCGCGCCTTCGCGCCCCGCCACGAGGTGCGCTGCGTCGAGGCGCCGCTGACCGAGGAGACGCTGCCGCTGGCCGCCGGGTTCGAGGCGGTGTCCACCGGGGTCAGCGCGGTGCTCGACGCCCCCGCCCTGGAGGCCCTGGTGCGCGGCGGCACCCGGCTGGTCACCCAGCGCTCCACCGGCCACAACAACATCGACCTCGCCCACGCCGAGCGGCTGGGCCTGACCGTCGCCCGCGTCACCGGGTACTCCCCGTACTCGGTGGCCGAGTTCGCGTGGACGCTGGCGGCCGCCGTCAACCGGAGGATCGTCCGCTCCGTCGCCCGAACCAGGGACGCCGACACCCGGCTCGACGGGCTGCTCGGCCGGGACTTCCACGGCCGCACCGCAGGGGTGGTCGGCACCGGCCGGATCGGTTCGGCGTTCGCCGCCATCGCCCGCGGCTTCGGCATGAAGCTGCTGGGCTGGGACATCGAGGTGGACCCCGGGTGCCAGGAGATGGGCCTGGAGTACGTCGAACTCGACCGGCTGCTGCGGGAGTCCGACCTGGTCAGCCTGCACGTGCCGCTGATGCCCTCCACCCACGGCCTGATCGGCGCGCGCCGGCTGGCGGAGATGAAGGAGGGCGTGCTGCTGGTCAACACCAGCCGCGGCGCCCTGGTCGACACCGCCGCGCTGGCCGAGGCGCTGGCCACGGGGCGGGTCGGCGGCTTCGGTATGGACGTGTACGAGGAGGAGGCCGGTCCGGCCCTGGACCCGCGCTTCCACCGGGCGGCGGCCGCCGCCGGAGCCGACGGCCCGGACGGCGACGGGGACGGGGAGAGGGACGACAACCTGTCGCCCCTGCTCGTCTTCGACCAGGTCCTGGTCACCTCGAACCAGGCATACTTCACGGTCGACGCGCTGGAGGAGATCGCCGCCGCGACCGTCCGGAATGTGGACGACTATCTTGCGGGCAGGATCACCGAGTGCACGCTGATCCCGAAGTCCCCGTGA
- a CDS encoding ATP-dependent 6-phosphofructokinase, translating to MRIGVLTAGGDCPGLNAVIRSVVHRAVSGHADEVIGFEDGFVGLLEGRFRELDLNSVSGILARGGTILGSARLERARLREAADNADDLCSRYGIDVLIPIGGEGTLTAARMLSEAGMPVVGVPKTIDNDISGTDRTFGFDTAVTVATEAIDRLQTTAESHQRVMVVEVMGRHAGWIALEAGMASGAHGICVPERPFDPADLVHMVEKRFARGKRFAVVCVAEGAHPAKDTMDYGVGEIDKFGHERFQGIGTTLAIELEARLGKEARPVILGHVQRGGVPTPYDRVLATRFGWHAVEAAHSRSFGHMTALHGTRITMVPLADAVTHLKTVPENRMEEAESVF from the coding sequence ATGCGCATCGGAGTCCTCACCGCCGGCGGCGACTGCCCCGGCCTCAACGCCGTCATCCGATCCGTGGTGCACCGCGCGGTGTCCGGCCACGCCGACGAGGTGATCGGCTTCGAGGACGGTTTCGTCGGGCTGCTGGAAGGCCGCTTCCGCGAGCTGGACCTCAACTCCGTCAGCGGCATCCTGGCCCGCGGCGGCACCATCCTCGGCTCGGCCCGGCTGGAGCGGGCGCGGCTGCGGGAGGCCGCCGACAACGCCGACGACCTGTGCTCCCGCTACGGCATCGACGTACTCATCCCGATCGGCGGCGAGGGCACCCTCACCGCCGCCCGGATGCTCTCCGAGGCCGGCATGCCGGTGGTGGGCGTGCCGAAGACCATCGACAACGACATCAGCGGCACCGACCGCACCTTCGGCTTCGACACCGCCGTCACCGTGGCCACCGAGGCCATCGACCGGCTGCAGACCACCGCCGAGTCCCACCAGCGGGTGATGGTGGTGGAGGTGATGGGACGGCACGCCGGGTGGATCGCGCTGGAGGCCGGGATGGCCAGCGGCGCCCACGGCATCTGCGTCCCCGAACGGCCCTTCGACCCGGCCGACCTGGTGCACATGGTCGAGAAGCGGTTCGCCCGCGGCAAGCGGTTCGCGGTGGTCTGCGTCGCCGAGGGCGCCCACCCGGCCAAGGACACCATGGACTACGGGGTCGGCGAGATCGACAAGTTCGGCCACGAGCGGTTCCAGGGGATCGGCACCACCCTCGCCATCGAGCTGGAGGCCCGGCTCGGCAAGGAGGCCCGCCCGGTCATCCTCGGCCACGTCCAGCGCGGCGGCGTGCCCACCCCGTACGACAGGGTGCTGGCCACCCGCTTCGGCTGGCACGCGGTGGAGGCCGCGCACAGCCGCTCCTTCGGCCACATGACGGCCCTGCACGGCACCCGGATCACCATGGTGCCGCTCGCGGACGCCGTCACCCACCTCAAGACGGTGCCCGAGAACCGCATGGAGGAGGCCGAGTCGGTCTTCTGA
- the glgB gene encoding 1,4-alpha-glucan branching enzyme: MTVPPDQHRPTALPSGTTSEAAARGYDATTRHPAASGTAPQQQPAAADGAPAPAPAPEARPQAAPAPARPGAREPERGRDPERGPASGPDRERPLDPARPHSRPRLPSDAPSAAGQPGSAAAQRPEQRSAPPAWSAAQPPAAPANATGTATPTNATGTAGPDGAAEAGAEAGAAVPGALADGDRRRLLDGSHHDPHALLGAHQEPGGVRVRALRPFARSVAVLLGGLDGQDGTDGQRAELAAEGDGLFSALLPLPAVPGSYRLAVGYDDGEHVVDDPYRFLPSLGELDLHLIGEGRHEQLWKVLGSQATEHGGVAGTRFAVWAPNARGVRLAADFTYWDGTAHPMRSLGSSGVWELFVPGVGPGTVYKFEITRPDGSRVMKADPMARSTEVPPATASVVTESSYAWGDAEWMAHRADTPVHRAPFSVYEVHLASWRPGLGYRELAEQLPAYVRELGFTHVELMPVAEHPFGGSWGYQVTSYYAPTSRLGSPDDFRFLVDALHRAGVGVIMDWVPAHFPKDDWALARFDGEPLYEPADPRRAEHPDWGTLEFDFGRTEVRNFLVANAVYWCEEFHIDGLRVDAVASMLYLDYSREGGDWAPNAYGGRENLDAVAFLQEMNATVYRRCPGVVTIAEESTAWDGVTRATHLVGHTGFGGLGFGLKWNMGWMHDSLEYMAHEPVHRRYHHDEMTFSMVYAYSENYVLPISHDEVVHGKRALVEKMPGDWWQRRANHRAYLGFMWAHPGKQLLFMGQEFAQGAEWSHDSGPDWGLVADGYGAAADHRGVRDLVAELNAVYRATPALWQLDTDPAGFSWIDGGAADDNTFSFLRLDTAGQPLLVVSNLSPVVRREYRIGCPEGLWTPVLNTDETRYGGSGVVLDGPVKSEPAPWHGRRHSIALTLPPLATLWLRRSA; the protein is encoded by the coding sequence GTGACCGTCCCTCCCGACCAGCACCGCCCGACCGCCCTTCCCTCGGGCACCACCTCCGAGGCGGCGGCGCGCGGCTACGACGCCACCACCCGCCACCCCGCGGCCTCCGGCACCGCGCCGCAGCAGCAGCCGGCCGCGGCGGACGGCGCTCCGGCCCCGGCCCCGGCCCCCGAGGCGCGGCCGCAGGCGGCTCCGGCCCCGGCGCGCCCCGGCGCACGGGAACCCGAGCGGGGGCGGGACCCCGAGCGGGGGCCGGCGTCCGGGCCGGACCGGGAGCGCCCGCTCGACCCGGCGCGGCCGCACAGCCGCCCCCGGCTGCCCTCCGACGCCCCCTCAGCGGCCGGGCAGCCGGGGAGTGCGGCGGCCCAGCGACCCGAGCAGCGGTCCGCTCCCCCGGCCTGGTCCGCGGCCCAGCCGCCCGCCGCCCCGGCGAACGCGACGGGCACGGCGACCCCGACGAACGCGACGGGCACCGCCGGACCGGACGGCGCGGCCGAGGCGGGGGCCGAGGCGGGGGCCGCCGTGCCCGGCGCCCTCGCCGACGGGGACCGCCGCCGCCTGCTCGACGGCTCGCACCACGACCCGCACGCGCTGCTCGGCGCGCACCAGGAGCCGGGCGGGGTCCGGGTGCGGGCGCTGCGGCCGTTCGCCCGCTCGGTGGCGGTGCTCCTGGGCGGGCTGGACGGGCAGGACGGGACCGACGGGCAGCGCGCGGAACTGGCGGCCGAGGGCGACGGGCTCTTCTCCGCGCTGCTGCCGCTGCCCGCCGTCCCCGGCTCGTACCGGCTGGCGGTCGGGTACGACGACGGCGAGCACGTGGTGGACGACCCGTACCGGTTCCTGCCCTCGCTGGGCGAGCTGGACCTGCACCTGATCGGGGAGGGCCGGCACGAGCAGCTGTGGAAGGTGCTGGGCTCCCAGGCCACGGAGCACGGCGGGGTGGCCGGCACCCGGTTCGCGGTGTGGGCGCCCAACGCCCGCGGGGTGCGGCTGGCGGCGGACTTCACGTACTGGGACGGCACCGCGCACCCGATGCGTTCGCTGGGCTCCTCGGGCGTGTGGGAGCTGTTCGTGCCCGGGGTCGGGCCCGGCACCGTCTACAAGTTCGAGATCACCCGGCCCGACGGCTCCCGGGTGATGAAGGCCGACCCGATGGCCCGCTCCACCGAGGTGCCGCCGGCCACCGCCTCCGTCGTCACCGAGTCCTCGTACGCCTGGGGCGACGCGGAGTGGATGGCGCACCGCGCGGACACGCCCGTGCACCGGGCCCCGTTCTCCGTCTACGAGGTGCACCTGGCCTCGTGGCGGCCGGGCCTGGGGTACCGCGAACTCGCCGAGCAGCTGCCCGCGTACGTCCGGGAGCTGGGCTTCACCCACGTCGAGCTGATGCCGGTGGCGGAGCACCCGTTCGGCGGGTCGTGGGGGTACCAGGTCACCTCCTACTACGCCCCGACCTCGCGGCTGGGCTCGCCGGACGACTTCAGGTTCCTGGTGGACGCGCTGCACCGGGCCGGGGTCGGCGTGATCATGGACTGGGTGCCGGCGCACTTCCCGAAGGACGACTGGGCGCTGGCCCGGTTCGACGGCGAGCCGCTGTACGAGCCGGCCGACCCGCGCCGGGCCGAGCACCCGGACTGGGGCACCCTGGAGTTCGACTTCGGCCGGACCGAGGTGCGCAACTTCCTCGTCGCCAACGCCGTGTACTGGTGCGAGGAGTTCCACATCGACGGACTGCGGGTGGACGCGGTCGCCTCGATGCTCTACCTCGACTACTCGCGGGAGGGCGGCGACTGGGCGCCCAACGCCTACGGCGGCCGGGAGAACCTCGACGCGGTGGCCTTCCTCCAGGAGATGAACGCGACCGTCTACCGGCGCTGCCCCGGCGTGGTGACCATCGCCGAGGAGTCCACGGCCTGGGACGGCGTCACCCGCGCCACCCACCTGGTGGGCCACACCGGCTTCGGCGGCCTCGGCTTCGGTCTGAAGTGGAACATGGGCTGGATGCACGACTCGCTGGAGTACATGGCGCACGAGCCGGTGCACCGCAGGTACCACCACGACGAGATGACGTTCTCGATGGTCTACGCCTACAGCGAGAACTACGTGCTGCCGATCTCGCACGACGAGGTGGTGCACGGCAAGCGGGCGCTGGTGGAGAAGATGCCCGGCGACTGGTGGCAGCGGCGCGCCAACCACCGCGCCTACCTGGGCTTCATGTGGGCCCACCCCGGCAAGCAGCTGCTCTTCATGGGGCAGGAGTTCGCGCAGGGCGCGGAGTGGTCCCACGACAGCGGCCCGGACTGGGGGCTGGTGGCCGACGGGTACGGCGCGGCGGCCGACCACCGCGGGGTGCGCGACCTGGTCGCCGAGCTCAACGCGGTGTACCGGGCCACGCCCGCGCTGTGGCAGCTGGACACCGACCCGGCCGGCTTCTCGTGGATCGACGGCGGCGCGGCCGACGACAACACCTTCTCGTTCCTGCGCCTCGACACCGCCGGGCAGCCCCTGCTGGTGGTCAGCAACCTCTCGCCGGTGGTGCGGCGGGAGTACCGGATCGGCTGCCCCGAGGGGCTGTGGACGCCGGTGCTGAACACCGACGAGACCCGCTACGGCGGCAGCGGCGTGGTCCTGGACGGGCCGGTCAAGAGCGAGCCGGCGCCCTGGCACGGCCGCCGGCACAGCATCGCGCTGACGCTGCCGCCGCTGGCCACGCTCTGGCTGCGCCGGTCCGCCTGA
- a CDS encoding maltokinase N-terminal cap-like domain-containing protein codes for MSDSSWTRVPPVAGRDLVPGLLRSLDPLLRGWLPRQRWFAGKGLPIGGFRLAAATELVPPGGRLGPLGLLHLLVDVEQPGRPPDCYQLLLGAHPLLPSALVRAALGPAVGGPYDGLTLYDAPHDPRLAALLLERLRLPGRSGRLRFTTEPSAEFPPGLTPRVSTAEQSNTSVVYGDAYILKLFRRVSPGTNPDLELSLALARAGSRRVAEPVAWFEALPAEDTSAPGDGDGGGDGEPTTLGVLQRFLPGSADGWALALASVAEDGDFRAEAAALGAATAEVHRALAEALPVRRLDGAALERAAAAMTRRLEDTAAEVPAVRPYAAALRSAFDDLAKLGAGGGPGGAVTAQRVHGDLHLGQALRGPDGAWMLIDFEGEPARPLAERRRPAPPVQDVAGMLRSFDYAAHHSANGPWAPPHRDAFCSGYAAVAGTDPREQPVLIRAFETDKAIYEARYEARHRPAWLPIPLSALARLATSAG; via the coding sequence ATGTCGGACAGCTCCTGGACCCGTGTGCCCCCCGTCGCCGGCCGCGACCTCGTCCCCGGCCTGCTGCGCTCCCTCGATCCCCTGCTGCGCGGCTGGCTGCCCCGGCAGCGCTGGTTCGCCGGCAAGGGGCTGCCCATCGGCGGCTTCCGGCTGGCGGCCGCCACCGAACTCGTTCCCCCGGGTGGCCGACTCGGCCCGCTCGGCCTGCTGCACCTCCTGGTCGACGTGGAGCAGCCCGGCCGGCCGCCGGACTGCTACCAGCTGCTGCTGGGCGCCCACCCGCTGCTGCCCTCCGCGCTGGTGCGGGCCGCGCTCGGACCGGCGGTCGGCGGCCCCTACGACGGGCTGACCCTCTACGACGCGCCGCACGACCCGCGGTTGGCCGCGCTGCTGCTGGAGCGGCTGCGGCTGCCCGGCCGCAGCGGGCGGCTGCGCTTCACCACCGAGCCGTCGGCCGAGTTCCCCCCGGGCCTGACGCCGAGGGTGTCCACCGCCGAGCAGTCCAACACGTCGGTGGTGTACGGCGACGCGTACATCCTCAAGCTGTTCCGCCGGGTCTCGCCCGGCACCAACCCGGACCTGGAGCTGTCGCTGGCGCTGGCCCGCGCCGGTTCGCGCCGGGTGGCCGAGCCGGTGGCGTGGTTCGAGGCGCTGCCCGCCGAGGACACCTCCGCGCCGGGCGACGGAGACGGCGGGGGAGACGGCGAGCCGACCACGCTGGGCGTGCTCCAGCGGTTCCTGCCCGGCTCGGCCGACGGCTGGGCGCTGGCCCTGGCGTCGGTGGCCGAGGACGGCGACTTCCGGGCCGAGGCGGCGGCGCTGGGCGCGGCCACCGCGGAGGTGCACCGGGCGCTGGCCGAGGCGCTGCCGGTGAGGCGGCTGGACGGCGCCGCGCTGGAACGGGCGGCCGCGGCGATGACGCGGCGGCTGGAGGACACCGCGGCCGAGGTGCCGGCCGTCCGCCCGTACGCCGCCGCGCTGCGCTCGGCCTTCGACGACCTGGCCAAGCTCGGCGCCGGCGGCGGCCCCGGCGGGGCGGTGACCGCCCAGCGGGTGCACGGCGACCTCCATCTCGGCCAGGCGCTGCGCGGCCCGGACGGGGCGTGGATGCTCATCGACTTCGAGGGCGAGCCGGCCCGGCCGCTGGCCGAACGCCGCCGCCCGGCCCCGCCGGTGCAGGACGTCGCGGGCATGCTGCGCTCCTTCGACTACGCCGCGCACCACAGCGCCAACGGCCCCTGGGCCCCGCCGCACCGGGACGCCTTCTGCTCCGGCTACGCGGCCGTCGCGGGCACCGACCCGCGTGAACAGCCGGTACTGATACGGGCCTTCGAGACCGACAAGGCGATCTACGAGGCCCGCTACGAAGCCCGGCACCGGCCCGCGTGGCTCCCCATCCCGCTGTCCGCCCTGGCCCGGCTGGCGACCTCGGCGGGGTGA
- the treS gene encoding maltose alpha-D-glucosyltransferase yields the protein MIVNEPVPDTFADTPAKDRDPDWFKRAVFYEVLVRSFQDSNGDGVGDLKGITAKLDYLQWLGVDCLWLPPFFASPLRDGGYDVSDYTAVLPEFGDLADFVEFVDAAHQRGMRVIIDFVMNHTSDQHPWFQASRSDPDGPYGDYYTWADDDKSYPDARIIFVDTETSNWTFDPVRKQYYWHRFFSHQPDLNYENPQVQEEILAALKFWLDLGIDGFRLDAVPYLYQKEGTNCENLPATHEFLKRVRREIDANYPDTVLLAEANQWPEDVVDYFGDYSRGGDECHMAFHFPVMPRIFMAVRRESRYPVSEVLAKTPAIPGNCQWGIFLRNHDELTLEMVTDEERDYMYAEYAKDPRMRANIGIRRRLAPLLDNDRNQIELFTALLLSLPGSPILYYGDEIGMGDNIWLGDRDGVRTPMQWTPDRNAGFSSSDPGRLYLPTIMDPVYGYQVTNVEAQTSSPSSLLHWTRRMIEIRKQNRAFGLGSYTELPSSNPAVLAFLREYGDDLVLCVNNFSRFAQPTELDLPQFEGRHPVELIGGVRFPAIGRLPYLLTLAGHGFYWFRLRKDPS from the coding sequence TTGATCGTCAACGAACCCGTCCCTGACACCTTCGCGGACACACCGGCCAAGGACCGCGACCCCGACTGGTTCAAACGGGCGGTGTTCTACGAAGTCCTCGTCCGCTCCTTCCAGGACAGCAACGGCGACGGTGTCGGGGATCTGAAGGGCATCACCGCGAAGCTGGACTACCTGCAGTGGCTCGGGGTCGACTGCCTCTGGCTGCCGCCGTTCTTCGCCTCCCCGCTGCGCGACGGCGGCTACGACGTCTCGGACTACACCGCCGTCCTGCCGGAGTTCGGCGACCTCGCCGACTTCGTGGAGTTCGTGGACGCCGCCCACCAGCGCGGCATGCGCGTCATCATCGACTTCGTCATGAACCACACCAGCGACCAGCACCCGTGGTTCCAGGCGTCCCGCAGCGACCCCGACGGGCCCTACGGCGACTACTACACCTGGGCGGACGACGACAAGAGCTACCCGGACGCCCGGATCATCTTCGTCGACACCGAGACGTCGAACTGGACCTTCGACCCGGTCCGCAAGCAGTACTACTGGCACCGGTTCTTCTCCCACCAGCCGGACCTCAACTACGAGAACCCGCAGGTGCAGGAGGAGATCCTGGCCGCCCTGAAGTTCTGGCTGGACCTGGGCATCGACGGGTTCCGGCTGGACGCGGTGCCGTACCTGTACCAGAAGGAGGGCACCAACTGCGAGAACCTGCCGGCCACCCACGAGTTCCTCAAGCGGGTGCGGCGGGAGATCGACGCGAACTACCCGGACACCGTGCTGCTCGCCGAGGCCAACCAGTGGCCCGAGGACGTGGTCGACTACTTCGGCGACTACAGCCGCGGCGGCGACGAGTGCCACATGGCGTTCCACTTCCCGGTGATGCCGCGGATCTTCATGGCGGTGCGCCGCGAGTCGCGCTACCCGGTCTCCGAGGTGCTGGCCAAGACCCCGGCGATCCCGGGCAACTGCCAGTGGGGCATCTTCCTGCGCAACCACGACGAGCTGACCCTGGAGATGGTCACCGACGAGGAGCGCGACTACATGTACGCGGAGTACGCCAAGGATCCGCGGATGCGCGCGAACATCGGCATCCGCCGCCGGCTGGCCCCGCTGCTGGACAACGACCGCAACCAGATCGAGCTGTTCACCGCGCTGCTGCTGTCCCTGCCCGGCTCGCCGATCCTCTACTACGGCGACGAGATCGGCATGGGCGACAACATCTGGCTCGGCGACCGGGACGGGGTGCGCACCCCGATGCAGTGGACCCCGGACCGCAACGCCGGCTTCTCCTCCAGCGACCCGGGCCGGCTGTACCTGCCGACGATCATGGACCCGGTCTACGGCTACCAGGTCACCAACGTGGAGGCGCAGACCAGCTCGCCCAGTTCGCTGCTGCACTGGACCCGGCGGATGATCGAGATCCGCAAGCAGAACCGGGCGTTCGGCCTGGGGTCCTACACCGAACTGCCCTCCAGCAACCCGGCGGTGCTGGCGTTCCTGCGCGAGTACGGCGACGACCTGGTGCTGTGCGTCAACAACTTCTCCCGGTTCGCCCAGCCCACCGAGCTGGACCTGCCGCAGTTCGAGGGCCGCCACCCGGTGGAGCTGATCGGCGGGGTGCGCTTCCCCGCCATCGGCCGGCTGCCGTACCTGCTGACCCTGGCGGGGCACGGCTTCTACTGGTTCCGGCTGCGCAAGGACCCGTCCTGA
- a CDS encoding alpha-1,4-glucan--maltose-1-phosphate maltosyltransferase has translation MIGRIPVLDVQPVVDCGRRPAKAVVGETFQVTATVFREGHDAVAANVVLRDAAGRSGPWTPMRELAPGTDRWGARVTPTAEGRWTYTVEAWSDPVATWRHTAGIKVPAGIDTELVLAEGAQLYERAASGVPKNDGRPVVLAAVDALRDTARQPAARHAAALAPEVVAVLDRHPLRELVSASRPMPLQVERERALFGSWYELFPRSEGAVERADGTLRPGTFRTAADRLPAVAAMGFDVVYLPPIHPIGTAFRKGRDNSLTAGPDDVGSPWAIGSAEGGHDAVHPDLGTLADFDYFVARARELRLEVALDFALQCSPDHPWVEKHPEWFAHRADGSIAYAENPPKKYQDIYPLAFDRDFGGIVRETLRLLRHWMGHGVRIFRVDNPHTKPVVFWEKVIADINRTDPDVIFLAEAFTRPAMMSTLGKIGFQQSYTYFTWRTGKEELAEYARELSRDTAAWMRPNLFVNTPDILHAYLQQGGRAAFEVRAVLAATLSPSWGMYAGFELCEGVPAHPGSEEYAESEKYQLRPRDWSRAEAEGRSLAPLITTLNRLRRRHPALRQLRDIAFHPVDNGSLLAFSKRSGDDVILVVANLDPYHTQEATVSLDMPELGLSWHESFPVRDELTGDTYHWGRDNYVRLEPGRAPAHIMSLRPSPSIGGSLS, from the coding sequence ATGATCGGTCGTATTCCCGTCCTCGACGTCCAGCCCGTCGTCGACTGCGGCCGCCGCCCGGCCAAGGCGGTGGTCGGCGAGACCTTCCAGGTGACCGCGACGGTCTTCCGCGAGGGCCATGACGCCGTCGCCGCCAACGTGGTGCTGCGCGACGCGGCCGGCCGCTCCGGGCCGTGGACGCCGATGCGGGAGCTGGCGCCGGGCACCGACCGCTGGGGGGCGCGGGTCACCCCGACGGCCGAGGGGCGCTGGACGTACACGGTGGAGGCGTGGTCGGACCCGGTGGCCACCTGGCGGCACACCGCGGGGATCAAGGTCCCGGCGGGCATCGACACCGAGCTGGTGCTCGCCGAGGGCGCGCAGCTGTACGAGCGGGCCGCCTCCGGGGTGCCGAAGAACGACGGGCGCCCGGTGGTGCTGGCCGCGGTGGACGCGCTGCGGGACACCGCGCGGCAGCCGGCGGCCCGGCACGCGGCGGCGCTGGCGCCCGAGGTGGTGGCGGTGCTGGACCGTCACCCGTTGCGCGAACTCGTCAGCGCCTCCCGTCCGATGCCGCTCCAGGTGGAGCGGGAGCGGGCGCTGTTCGGCTCCTGGTACGAGCTCTTCCCGCGCTCCGAGGGCGCCGTGGAGCGGGCCGACGGCACCCTGCGGCCGGGCACCTTCCGCACCGCGGCCGACCGGCTGCCGGCGGTGGCCGCGATGGGCTTCGACGTGGTGTACCTGCCGCCGATCCACCCGATCGGCACCGCCTTCCGCAAGGGCCGCGACAACAGCCTGACAGCCGGCCCGGACGACGTCGGCTCGCCGTGGGCGATCGGCTCGGCCGAGGGCGGCCACGACGCCGTCCACCCGGACCTGGGCACCCTGGCGGACTTCGACTACTTCGTGGCGCGGGCCCGGGAGCTGCGCCTGGAGGTGGCGCTGGACTTCGCGCTCCAGTGCTCCCCGGACCACCCGTGGGTGGAGAAGCACCCGGAGTGGTTCGCGCACCGGGCGGACGGCTCGATCGCGTACGCGGAGAACCCGCCGAAGAAGTACCAGGACATCTACCCGCTCGCCTTCGACCGGGACTTCGGCGGCATCGTCCGGGAGACGCTGCGGCTGCTGCGGCACTGGATGGGGCACGGGGTGCGGATCTTCCGCGTCGACAACCCGCACACCAAGCCGGTGGTCTTCTGGGAGAAGGTGATCGCCGACATCAACCGCACCGACCCGGACGTGATCTTCCTGGCCGAGGCGTTCACCCGCCCCGCCATGATGAGCACCCTGGGCAAGATCGGCTTCCAGCAGTCGTACACCTACTTCACCTGGCGTACCGGCAAGGAGGAGCTGGCGGAGTACGCGCGCGAGCTCAGCCGGGACACCGCCGCCTGGATGCGGCCCAACCTGTTCGTGAACACCCCCGACATCCTGCACGCCTACCTCCAGCAGGGCGGCCGGGCCGCCTTCGAGGTCCGGGCGGTGCTGGCGGCGACCCTCTCCCCCAGTTGGGGGATGTACGCCGGCTTCGAGCTGTGCGAAGGCGTGCCGGCCCACCCGGGCAGCGAGGAGTACGCCGAGTCCGAGAAGTACCAGCTGCGGCCGCGGGACTGGTCCCGGGCCGAGGCCGAGGGGCGCTCGCTGGCCCCGCTGATCACCACGCTCAACCGGCTCCGGCGCCGTCACCCGGCGCTCCGGCAACTGCGCGACATCGCGTTCCACCCGGTGGACAACGGTTCGCTGCTGGCGTTCTCCAAGCGCAGCGGCGACGACGTGATCCTGGTGGTCGCCAACCTGGACCCGTACCACACCCAGGAGGCGACCGTCTCGTTGGACATGCCGGAACTCGGCCTCTCCTGGCACGAGTCGTTCCCGGTGCGCGACGAGCTCACCGGCGACACCTACCACTGGGGCAGGGACAACTATGTGCGCCTGGAACCGGGCCGTGCGCCCGCGCACATCATGTCGCTGCGACCGTCTCCATCGATCGGAGGGTCACTCAGTTGA